The proteins below come from a single Cottoperca gobio chromosome 11, fCotGob3.1, whole genome shotgun sequence genomic window:
- the LOC115016164 gene encoding macrophage mannose receptor 1-like, producing MKKNFDDPQTSIRGRTGDLCRRRSPSGGQGKWQTPLYDGGRGETTNDVERVQGEFGNAAARQGEAESAAAQQGTEQGSATARRQHQVSAAVWRQHQGSAAASRVCRSSAAGLEGSGLCAVSSHAARQYHVISELKTMTEAQSYCREKYTDLASIHNMEDVNTLNNVVKHGKYRAWIGLYDESWRWSLSNSSFYKPGETEFRSWFSVKPRGYSPSCASMRPRPVHWQPYACNKKLNPVCMDVTGTDVTFSYIDNLMTWTEAQSYCREHHTDLASMRNKKDNKKVHEQKPFLTPVWIGLFRDTWKWSDGSDFSFTHWTQSVENNSKPLSESCVVANFAFSGEWEDESCETKNSFICYKAVSKQEIKVIKMRFVKKDSSLDLNDPAVQENMLQQMKKKLKDQGLDDNIKLSWRKQADGKVFHKEEKVKDEL from the exons AGGCCGTACAGGAGATCTGTGTCGAAGGAGGAGCCCCTCTGGAGGACAGGGTAAGTGGCAGACCCCTCTGTATGACGGCGGCCGAGGCGAAACCACCAACGATGTCGAGAGGGTACAGGGGGAATTCGGTAACGCTGCAGCTCGGCAGGGGGAAGCAGAATCTGCCGCAGCTCAACAGGGAACAGAACAGGGGTCTGCCACAGCTCGGCGGCAGCATCAGGTTTCTGCCGCAGTTTGGCGGCAGCATCAAGGGTCGGCGGCAGCATCAAGGGTCTGCCGCAGTTCGGCGGCAGGATTGGAGGGATCAG GGCTGTGTGCTGTCTCATCACATGCTGCACGTCAGTACCATGTTATCTCTGAGCTGAAGACCATGACTGAAGCACAAAGttactgcagagagaaatacaCGGACCTGGCCTCTATACACAACATGGAGGATGTGAACACCCTGAACAACGTGGTGAAACATGGAAAATAT CGAGCCTGGATAGGGCTGTATGATGAGAGCTGGAGGTGGTCATTGTCCAACAGCAGCTTCTACAAACCCGGGGAGACGGAGTTCAGATCGTGGTTTTCTGTAAAACCCAGAGGCTACAGTCCAAGCTGCGCAAGCATGCGTCCTAGACCTGTACATTGGCAGCCCTACGCATGTAACAAGAAGCTTAACCCAGTCTGCATGGATGTCACAG GGACAGATGTCACATTTTCCTACATCGACAACTTAATGACGTGGACTGAAGCCCAGAGCTACTGCAGAGAACACCACACAGACCTGGCCAGCATGAGAAACAAGAAGGACAACAAGAAGGTACATGAGCAGAAACCTTTTCTGACCCCAGTCTGGATCGGCCTTTTCAGAGACACGTGGAAGTGGTCGGATGGGAGTGACTTCTCATTCACTCACTGGACACAATCTGTGGAAAATAACAGCAAACCTTTGAGTGAGAGTTGTGTGGTTGCAAACTTCGCCTTCTCTGGAGAATGGGAGGACGAGAGCTGTGAGACCAAGAATTCATTCATCTGTTACAAAG CTGTTTCAAAGCAAGAGATCAAAGTGATCAAAATGAGGTTTGTGAAAAAAGACTCCTCTCTGGATCTGAATGACCCTGCGGTGCAGGAGAACATGTTGCAGCAG ATGAAAAAGAAGCTGAAGGACCAGGGATTGGATGACAACATCAAACTGAGCTGGAGGAAGCAGGCAGATGGAAAAGTCTTCCACAAGGAAGAGAAGGTGAAGGATGAGCTTTAA